A DNA window from Setaria viridis chromosome 2, Setaria_viridis_v4.0, whole genome shotgun sequence contains the following coding sequences:
- the LOC117846064 gene encoding uncharacterized protein, whose translation MASREGGGGGAAAGRPALRVGRTQEYRTGMDTELLSIDGGGAGPAVSLFVLCGDRFEAAQLFRSGALSLHMLRVEGHPVSMASCTVGDHQWMLARDALVARVDARAFVFELPGFFYAVVVPADAAAGGADRKCATMAEIFSRFCNYHDLTKAEGDDDEAGEVNQNPWARAHARIQRLKRHTSPPGGHVAADAQSDRARQMERAVRTSAVVKLLIRSLLAGVIQPARHLTITLGGGSGSVVNAGSSARASAAALPSKSVVSELLDAIETNRAAPRRDARRGSAGGGLVGWWSLNVEGIMLLLRFVHAVRGRKHLAAPAAGEKWPRDEGPGRDAMRGGVLGGGGAAAFGGGAARRWCGGRSRKLGNTVGACGSS comes from the exons ATGGCGTctcgggagggaggaggaggaggagcggcggcgggccggccggcgctGCGGGTGGGGCGGACGCAGGAGTACCGGACGGGCATGGACACGGAGCTGCTGtccatcgacggcggcggcgcggggccggcGGTGAGCCTCTTCGTGCTCTGCGGCGACCGGTTCGAGGCCGCGCAGCTGTTCCGCTCGGGGGCCCTGTCCCTGCACATGCTCCGCGTCGAGGGCCACCCGGTGTCCATGGCCTCCTGCACCGTCGGCGACCACCAGTGGATGCTGGCGCGCGACGCGCTCGTGGCGCGGGTCGACGCGCGCGCCTTCGTCTTCGAGCTCCCGGGCTTCTTCTACGCCGTCGTCGTgccggccgacgccgccgcgggcggcgcggaccGGAAGTGCGCCACCATGGCCGAGATCTTCTCGCGGTTCTGCAACTACCATGACCTCACCAAGGCGGAAG GTGACGACGACGAAGCTGGTGAGGTCAACCAGAACCCGTGGGCCCGCGCCCACGCAAGGATACAGCGCCTCAAGCGGCACACCTCGCCGCCTGGAGGACacgtcgccgccgacgcgcaGTCCGACCGCGCCAGGCAGATGGAGCGCGCCGTCCGCACGTCGGCGGTCGTCAAGCTTCTCATCCGCTCCCTCCTCGCCGGGGTGATCCAGCCCGCCCGGCACCTGACTATCAccttgggcggcggcagcgggagcgTCGTCAATGCCGGCTCGAGCGCgcgcgcctcggcggcggcgctgccgagCAAGTCGGTCGTGTCCGAACTCCTCGACGCTATCGAGACGAACCGGGCTGCGCCCCGCCGCGACGCACGCCGCGGatctgccggcggcggcctggtAGGGTGGTGGAGCCTCAACGTGGAGGGCATAATGCTGCTGCTGAGGTTCGTCCATGCGGTCCGGGGGAGGAAACAtctggcggcgccggcggcgggggagaagTGGCCGCGTGACGAGGGACCCGGTCGCGACGCCATGAGAGGCGGGGTCctcggaggaggtggcgccgcggcgttcggcggcggggcggcgcggcggtggtgcggcgggAGGTCGAGGAAGCTGGGGAACACCGTTGGCGCCTGCGGGAGCTCTTGA
- the LOC117842284 gene encoding uncharacterized protein — translation MKKAVAVGGGGGKGGTAPTDLLVCFPARQHLALMPKPICSPSRTTMDKAAAARRRQLQLPGGASAAAGGGKARGSSPMFRGSKARQRAEEDEEEPQSPKVTCAGQIKVGRPKKAKPGSAAAAKHGKDGAGAGTRSWITVVEEIERLHGRRKKVGWLETLGIRRDALPFLGGALRSLRHKVRCFGSLHGAAVDSTTDSDGDSGDAEEHGGEHRGAPSVFSKWLMVLEGGQEPLEQDCAGDDEGGDQEDDDEGQTDESANAPSAPPPNALLLMRCRSAPAKGLSMSRGETGGLLAGDVEQEKPKADAAPGDGETEDREELVFMSSAPGFLKLSLDIAKETWVVGGVDPLAKSRSSRR, via the coding sequence ATGaagaaggcggtggcggtgggaggaggaggtgggaagGGCGGCACGGCCCCGACAGACCTGCTGGTCTGCTTCCCCGCGCGGCAGCACCTGGCGCTGATGCCCAAGCCCATCTGCAGCCCGTCCCGGACCACCATGGAcaaggcggccgccgcgcgccggcgccagcTCCAGCTGCCCGGCGGCGCGAGCGCTGCTGCCGGTGGCGGGAAGGCGCGCGGGAGTAGCCCGATGTTCCGGGGGTCCAAGGCGAGGCAGAgggcggaggaagacgaggaggagccgCAGTCGCCCAAGGTCACGTGCGCCGGGCAGATCAAGGTCGGCCGGCCAAAGAAGGCGAAGccgggatcggcggcggcggcgaagcacGGTAAggatggcgccggcgccggcaccagGAGCTGGATCACCGTGGTGGAGGAGATCGAGCGGCTGCACGGGCGGAGGAAGAAGGTGGGGTGGCTCGAGACCCTCGGCATCAGGCGGGACGCGCTGCCCTtcctcggcggcgcgctccgGAGCCTGCGGCACAAGGTGCGCTGCTTCGGGTCCCTCCACGGTGCCGCGGTGGACTCCACCACCGACTCCGACGGAGACAGCGGCGACGCGGAGGAACACGGAGGCGAGCACCGCGGCGCTCCCAGCGTGTTTTCCAAGTGGCTCATGGTGCTGGAAGGCGGCCAGGAGCCCCTGGAGCAAGACTGCGCCGGGGACGACGAGGGCGGCGACcaagaagacgacgacgaggggCAGACGGACGAGAGCGCGAACgcgccctccgcgccgccgcccaacgCCCTGCTGCTCATGCGGTGCCGCTCCGCGCCGGCGAAGGGGCTGTCCATGTCGAGGGGAGAGACCGGTGGGCTGCTGGCCGGCGATGTCGAGCAAGAGAAGCCGAAAGCGGACGCCGCGCCGGGAGACGGTGAAACAGAGGACAGGGAGGAGCTGGTGTTCATGAGCTCGGCGCCCGGCTTCCTGAAGTTGTCACTTGACATCGCCAAGGAGACGTGGGTCGTCGGCGGCGTGGACCCGCTCGCGAAGAGCCGGAGCAGCAGGAGGTGA